The Maridesulfovibrio ferrireducens DNA segment TGCTCGCCGTTTTCTGTATCGGAACCAGCTCAGCACATGCCGCTAAAAGTAAAATACCCAGTCTTTATCTAGGTTATGTTTTTACAACTCACCATACACCGTTGATGGTTGCCGCCATTAAGGGGCAAGATTTTAAAACATCCGGTGCATATCTTGAAGAAATGGTTCCTAAGCAGAAATATAAGCTTATGTCCGCAGAAGGTGAGCCACTTGCTGTGCTTAACTTCATCGTATCTAAAAGCGGATCTGAAACTTCAACACTTTTCGCAATGAATCGGCTTGATTTAGGTCTTGCTTCCAGCACCGCTTTTATGAGTGGAATTGACAAGGGAACCAAAATTAAAATTCTTTGTCCTTTGCATGTAGATGGTATGAGCATGGTTTTCCCTGCTGACAGTAAAGTTACCGGATACAACGATGTTGCAGCAGCTATTAAGAGTTCTAAAAATCCATTTAAGATCGGCTACCATTCTCCTACCAGCGCACCACGCGTTGTTTTCGAGGGCGCATTGCACAAAGCAGGATTCAAAATCACAGGTAATCCTAACGATGCAGACGCTGATATTTTAATGGTAGATCTCAAATCCACCTCAAATCTTATTCCTGCATTGCTCGGTAAACAGGTGGATTGCTGGGTTGGACCTGCTCCTCATCCTGCTGTTGCCGAATATAAACACGTTGGGCACATTGGACTTGATTCCCGCGACCTTCCTCCAGCAGGCGAATGGATTGACTTCCCTTGCTGCGTAATGGGCGCAAGTGAGCAGAT contains these protein-coding regions:
- a CDS encoding CmpA/NrtA family ABC transporter substrate-binding protein; its protein translation is MISRFSQKKLYTIILALLAVFCIGTSSAHAAKSKIPSLYLGYVFTTHHTPLMVAAIKGQDFKTSGAYLEEMVPKQKYKLMSAEGEPLAVLNFIVSKSGSETSTLFAMNRLDLGLASSTAFMSGIDKGTKIKILCPLHVDGMSMVFPADSKVTGYNDVAAAIKSSKNPFKIGYHSPTSAPRVVFEGALHKAGFKITGNPNDADADILMVDLKSTSNLIPALLGKQVDCWVGPAPHPAVAEYKHVGHIGLDSRDLPPAGEWIDFPCCVMGASEQMITEQPEVVQAMADLMTSASDWSNKNKIKTAEISAKWIGVPAVAVEKSTIIYTTDPTQNWMNGEAVFLSMLNSMNKFKGVLKDADIKTATPLLYDFTFVEKSLKK